The sequence AGACTTAGTGGCAGACTGGGCATGTCCtatacacagaaatgaaaagggagCATTGCatgggaacagaaaaaaaaaagacacaaatttCTTTAATTGTGGTGTTTTGCATGCAAGATGAGCTTGTTGTTACATATAATGTATGTGCAAAGGGTGCCTCAGGGCCTATGAGCAGTTCTGAGCAGTATAAAAGCCTGTCCAACACCATGCTCCCTCATCCACTTCTCTTACCTTCTCCTTCTTGGTGAACAAGGTAAGCAGCAGTGCTCTTCTCGTCACTGtcctctttctctgtttctcctctttctcttctgatcTCCACTTAGTCTTTGACTCTGCTCCAACCTTGGTGTGAGTCTTACTCCTTGGTGGCGCTCCCATCAGCTCTGTTCTGCTTGCTGGGGTCAGGGGAGGTGGAAGAAGGCCTTGGGCTGTCACTGCAGGGGCCTTTCCCTGCTCCCCAGCCTGTACCTCCTCTCTTGGTGAGCaggccaccaggctgctgcTCATGCTGCCTGTGCTTTGCCTGCCCTTTCTCCTAGGTACACCTCCATCCCACAGCCATGTCCTGCTTCGATCTGTGCCGTCCCTGTGGCCCGACCCCGCTGGCCAACAGCTGCAACGAGCCTTGTGTGCggcagtgccaggactcccGTGTGGTGATCCAGCCCTCTCCtgtggtggtgaccctgcccggtCCCattctcagctccttcccccagaacACTGCTGTGGGATccagcacctctgctgctgttggcagcatccttAGCCAGGAGGGAGTGCCTATCTCTTCTGGAGGCTTTGGCTTCTCTGGCCTAGGTGGCCGGTTCTCTGGCAGGAGGTGCCTGCCCTGCTAAAACGGGTGGACATCCTCAGAACACATCCCAGCGATGCTTGAAGCCAGGTGCCAGACTGAGGATGTAGCTGCTGGCCAGGGTTTCCAAATGGGCTGAGCAccctcctgccctcctgcaaAGTAGAGAGGGAAGCCAGGGTGCCAGCCTGTGCTGTCTGGAAACACAGCAAGCAGATGtcttcttctgctttcttctcatcATCACAAGTCTTTGTTGTCTCATGCTGTCCTTTGCCATGGATTCATCCTGAAGCAAGCTGAGAGGGCCCTACTTCTTCCTCTCTCCACGTGAGGGAGGAAGACATGCATTCTATTGTGGCAAAGTTTGCCAGCTGACTGCCAATCTGTTTACCAGCTGCCTTTGTAGCAGCTTTAAACTATGCACTGCTTTGACTCCTTCTTTAGATTCAATAAAATTTATGCTGCATTGTAATCTCAGTATCCTCGTGTTCCTTTCCTGTTAAGACTCATGGCAAAGTCAttcagggaaaaatattttgacttgGAGTCAAAATGTTATATAACACCATAAAGTTTACCTTTGTAAACTTTATGTTGTATTGTCCAGGTCTTATCAGTGTCCAGGACATCCCTCTAATGGGCATGTCAGCAATGAATGATGTTGgatattgtttttcatttgataaGACAGGATAATTTGATAAGTCGGATACAGGAGTAGGACTTGATGGTCTTTCtgagtctcttccaactcaggatattccaGGATTCTACAATACAAAGAGAGGAGAGCTTCTTAAAAATTGAGTTCCTGTATTCCTCAAGGGCTTAAAGAGTCTGCAAACTGCTAGAATTAAGTGTATGTGATTTGCTTGAGAATTTAGATACTTGCTTATTTAAAACTTCATTAAATTCAAACACTGATTTTTCATTCcatatatttctgaaatgtcCTAACCATCTGAcacttgctctatcaaatatgTTAATTTTTAGCAATAAGATGTTAGTTAAATTTACTTACATGACTGAAAATCACAGATATTGTAGACAGATATCTTACAAGAAATCCCTACAAAGCAGAGTGATAATTCCTCTATGTAAACTTGGAACAGGAAAGCATGTTCAGAATTTCCTAGACACAGTAACTGAATCCCATTTTAGTGTCTCCAACTACAGAGCAAAATACATAAAGTTCCCTCAGAAGGAAGACAGCATTGTCAGTCCTATTTCCAAATGAACTGCAGTTTTAATTTACAGGTAAGaaacagctgtttttcattACTTTGTGCAGTAACATTATCATGGGCCATCAGGAAGCTAGGAAACAGTCAACTGTGCCTGATGAAGTTGATTCCAACCTTCTAGCTCAGCTTCAAGAAACAAAACTCAGCCTAAGCTGAAAATCAGGTTGGGTTCTGCAGCGCATAAGGAGTTAAGAGCACAAGTGGTAGAGGAAGCTCGGAAATACTGCTGAGGATGAGGGCTGGCACTTCATGAATGAAATGTTCTGGCAAGCTCAACTTTAGTTCTAGCAGATGCTGACCTGCTAATTCACTTGCTAGGCTGAGATGTTCAGCAGTTAGGCAGCAAACCATCTTCCTTCTCAAATGAAATGTTCTCACTACAACATTAGTTTACATGTGGGTCAGAGGTATGAGCAAGCAGGAGGCCCAGCAGTTCCTCCTGGCATGGCCACACAACTGAGACACACTGCCTGCAAGAGCTAAGAGAGGGTCTTCTCACAGCCTTCACTCACAGATGTTCCCACTGACATGAATGCTGGTTATGGCCCTAAGTGATGTGTATTCAGTGAGATCCTGAGTGAATGGCTATTTTCCAGGACATTTTGAGcagtgaaaacattttggaGCTGCATACCAAGCAGGAGGGACTGTACTCTGAGGCCTAAGAAGCAGAAACCAGTCTGGGCATCCTAACAATAaagggtctttttttttattttttaatgcatttaaattCTGACTTTCATCTTCCAGGTAGGAAGGTGAACACCGAGTCTCTAATGAGGcttcattaatttcatttcagtctgTGTCAGAGGAGATGAAGTCTGGTGGACAGATGCTTAATCACAGAGCCTAGGAAAAAGCTGGACCCACCTCTGCCACATTCAAAGCATCCTTCAGGACTGACACCCTGAATGAACATTAGCATGCTAAATAAGCTTTGTCAAGCCATTCCCTCCTTGCCAGTTAGTCCTTGCTCATTAGTTTAGATGGGCTGTGAAACTAGCAGGGTGTGACATCAACGCACTCAGTTCCGCATTCGAAGACACAAGCTTAGGTAGAGCAAAAAATAGCACGCATATTTGTCAGTCACCGACCCACAGAGTACCTGCTGTGGTTTCCCATCTAGGggctttctttccctccttttttaATGGATGCGGTAAGCATCCCTAGTGAGGATAACAGCATTTCTTCCATTAAATGTAATAGGAATTTTACATCAATTTCAACAGGAAAAGatgagaacaaagaaaaacattcattttcctgaGTCTGTTCAAGTGAACCATTCTAGTTTACATTTGGTACATAGTGGCAAAAAGCCAAAGCAAATGAATTCCTTATTATGCACTGACCACAAGTATAATTTTGAAAACTTAAATTACCAAAAAACACACCAACAACCACAGCCAAACAGAACAGGTAAGTCCGAAACACAGTCACCACTATCTTTATTaataattacttatttttcaagAACACATCTTGAATTCCTCTgttaaaatacagtttcatAGATAAGAAAGGGATTTAAGCCAAACCTCCAACTTTCGAAAAGTTtcttaaaaagtattttctcttgGATAGATTTCATGCTCGGGAGTGACACTCCCCTTGTGATTAGCTTCTCAGAGGAATAGACTTAGGGTCAGTTCTTAACTGGTTCCTTTGCAAATCAACACTTCTGTCTTTTGATTATATCTTCCTCCGAGATTTGTCTTCTGGGTGTGAAGCACACCCAGCCTTATCTGAGCCTTGACTCTTGACTTCAGTTCCTACCCTGGGGCCTTCAGTAATGAGAAGGACTGCCAGCACCCTGTTCTCTTGCATTTACCACTTGCAAGTTCTTTTTCTCACTAAAAGCTATTCTGAAGTCTGACAGAACCTACAGAAAGGCAGGCAAGTGGGAGTAGAGGTTCTTTTTGATATCCTAATTagtcatgttaaaaaaaaacagataatgaGTTACATTTTCCCTACTAAAAGAAACTCTTCTATTGAATCTTCATGCTGTCAGATTCTAGGACAGAGTGTAAGGCTGCTGATCCATGCTGATGGATGAAGTAGGTAGCTTCCACTTGTGTTTGCAAAGGTCTGATGTCTTTCTGTCAGTACTGTGGTAGAAGCTGGGTCAGAATTCTATGTATTCACAGAAAGTAAAATTGCCAAGGGAAGACTTGTATATgtgaatgaaatatttcaccGAGATCTcgaaaattaatttctgagaGCCAAGTCtcacagaaagaacactgaCTTAGAACTGCTCCACAGGGACCATGAGTAATTTGGCACAGGAGAAAACTTGCACATGTTGTGCATGTAAAATATCACACTGCAACACATTATAAAATGACATAACTGTCCTATATCCCTCTGGCAGGAGCTGAGTGTTTTGACACTTGATCATCTcctgaggtctcttccaacctgaattATTCTGATTCTTCCTTCAATGTCACTCACACTTGAACATTTTCATAGCAGATGGACTTCCTAGGATATGCAGTTGCAGCTAAGTAAcatattctttttcttgcatCCTCAAAGCAAGATTGTGAGGCTTAAATGAGCATAGCTGAACCGTACGTTCAGATCAGTAgtccttttgttatttttatgcaGGAggttaaatattttactgaattcAGTAATGAACTCTAAAACAATTCAATCATATCTTATTAGACATAACTGCAAACCATAACTTTTAGTTGTGAAGAGGGATAAAATGTGTTCTTGCTTTGTCAAGTGTCCTAGGAAGAATGTGAATACAGTAATGTTTACTTCTACTTTCTGTGACTAAaaggctctgagcaacatgatctagctgcacatgtccctgttcattgcaggggagctggactacTATccttgaaggtcccttccagctcaaacggattctatgatttctctAAATCAGGTATTTGGGTCGTGTAAGCAAGACTTCGGAGCCCTTTCCATTTATTAACTGCAATATGGTTCACTCCCGCTAGGTGCTGCCCTTCCTCTACGGTTTGAGAAGGAAGTTTTACACTTCCTGCTCGAGGGCATCTGAACCAGATTACCGCTGTGGCTGTTGTACCCACACTGCAAAAACCAGGCTCGTTCTTCATCCCAGCATGGTGCCGCTGGCAGCCGTGATGGAAACCTTCTTTTAAGCACTGACTCAACAAAAGCACCCACCCAAAAAGAACAATAACAGTCTAAACTCAAAAATGCCAAAAGAAAACCGGATCCCACCGTTAGGACAGAAGGCATCCAAAGCACAACTAGTCCCAGTTGACAGCTAACAGCAAATGCTGTGAGTGCCTTATCTGAAGCAACTCATTCTCAGAATTGTCATGGTACCAACAGAGTTAAGGAAATTCGCATTTCCCATCATAAAGCGTAGCGTGTCCACCAGATCTCAAAAGCTCCCTTTACCAGGGTCATATGTCTGCCACGGTGCTCTGTGGCACCCCTGAATGTTACATGTACCAGTACCTCATAGTGTCTTCCACACAAAACGAGAATAAAACACAGAGGTTATGGCTGCGTTATGCAACCTAGTGACTGACAAGCACATGAAAATAGTTGATACATTCATCCATTTTAATACTCCTGGATGAAGTCCAGTTCTCCTCGTTGGAGATAAATATAGCCAAGTATAAAGAGAtgggaaatggagaaaaaactattttaaaatttggtgaaattagaaaagaaacaagtgtTGGATGTTACAGTAACGACAGCCTTGCAGCCAGGCAAAACATCCTTGCTTGCATAAAGCCACAGGAGATGCCCAGAGAGGACAGCAGATCTGAGAAGTAGTTGCTTCAAAACTGGTATTTCAGTGCTGGGTTCATCCTTCAGCCCAAAGAATGACAGCTATCTCAGAGACAACCGTGGCAGCCTGGGActcctgggcaacctgacctgctgggtggcaaccctgcccatggccggGGGATGGAACTGGATCGGCTTTGAGGTTCCatccaactcaagccattctgtgattctatgattttatggtCAGCTTGCTTAATTAACAGATGAATCCTATGGACCATCCTATTTTTTACACAGAAGCATCTGCAAGACGTGCTGCTGGCATATACAGAATCTTTCACTGCAAATTGTGCAGTGAATAATTGCCCTCACGACCATCACATGATCTTATCTCCTGGGTGCACAGGCTGATCACAGTGCTTTCAGCAGAGCCCACATGAGGGAAGCTGAGTTTAAAATATGCATCTGGGGGAGGCTCCTGAAGCGGCTTCCTACTAAGGATGGCCGGGACCACGGTGATGCTGGGGGGAAACATCACATGAAGGAACTGAGGCAAAAGTAACCCCATGAACCTGCTACCAGCAAACCACAGTGTgatattttcatgtgttttagTCTAGTGAGTTGACTCTAAAATAGCATAAGACAAAACAAAGATTCCCTCTAGGCTAGTGGgtaagtgactttttttttttttgtctgtagtAATACAAAAGTATTCAAATGGATAGTAAACCAAGCTCTTTCAAGCTTCTTGTACTTCCCCTGATCTTTACTACAGTTTTAACCCCAATCCCACTCCTCTctcaaaaaagaataaaaaataaaaacgaaGAATGGACCAAGTTACAGCACATCAGCAAAATACCAGTTTAACCTACTGCGCCATTTTGCTCCcacaaatgaaaacacatgGTGGTctgtgtgctggcagcctgtttttccatttggaaaatCCAGTGTTCTCTGCTGCCTTATCCTTAGTCCTTTCCAACTGAACTCTTGAGGTTTCTGAGTGACTCAAGCTCACCCCATGCCCTGCCTCACCTCCCTGTTCTTGTCATCCACTCCCTCTGCAAAACTCTTATTTCTCAActccctcctttcttcctcttctctgtgGCAAACTTACCTCGCTTTTTGAGAACTAGCttgcctttccttcctcctccatttctccatttttaaagtaattttaacGCTGTCTCTGCATCTCTGCACCATCTGATTTCTCGTTCAGTGAATTTGTTTGTAGCACAACAGACCGGAAAGTGCTCCTTGGAAAGCACTCTCTCCTGTCCCTCCAGCTGCTCTTGGACAAGTGGGCACGAGTGGACACCCCAGGCAGAGAAACCGAATATACCACAGCGGCAGCTCAATGCTGTCGCTCGTAAAGAGAAAGGTGGATGAAATTCAAGCAAAGCCCTGAAGAATAATTTAAATGCTCCCTGTCGCTACATTCTAAATAGGCGCTTATGTTTCCTAACATACCCAGTAACTCCCAATCAAACCTCAGCTGTAAGGCCACTCGGTGACACCCGTGCCCCCCCGGACACACACAAGGATGCCACGGTAGGGTCCCCGCACAGCCGCTCCCGGTGCTACGTTCCTCACGAACAACGGCCGAGAGCGGAACGAGCGGAACCGCGCTCTCGCCGCCTCCGCAGCGCCCGGCGCACNNNNNNNNNNNNNNNNNNNNNNNNNNNNNNNNNNNNNNNNNNNNNNNNNNNNNNNNNNNNNNNNNNNNNNNNNNNNNNNNNNNNNNNNNNNNNNNNNNNNNNNNNNNNNNNNNNNNNNNNNNNNNNNNNNNNNNNNNNNNNNNNNNNNNNNNNNNNNNNNNNNNNNNNNNNNNNNNNNNNNNNNNNNNNNNNNNNNNNNNNNNNNNNNNNNNNNNNNNNNNNNNNNNNNNNNNNNNNNNNNNNNNNNNNNNNNNNNNNNNNNNNNNNNNNNNNNNNNNNNNNNNNNNNNNNNNNNNNNNNNNNNNNNNNNNNNNNNNNNNNNNNNNNNNNNNNNNNNNNNNNNNNNNNNNNNNNNNNNNNNNNNNNNNNNNNNNNNNNNNNNNNNNNNNNNNNNNNNNNNNNNNNNNNNNNNNNNNNNNNNNNNNNNNNNNNNNNNNNNNNNNNNNNNNNNNNNNNNNNNNNNNNNNNNNNNNNNNNNNNNNNNNNNNNNNNNNNNNNNNNNNNNNNNNNNNNNNNNNNNNNNNNNNNNNNNNNNNNNNNNNNNNNNNNNNNNNNNNNNNNNNNNNNNNNNNNNNNNNNNNNNNNNNNNNNNNNNNNNNNNNNNNNNNNNNNNNNNNNNNNNNNNNNNNNNNNNNNNNNNNNNNNNNNNNNNNNNNNNNNNNNNNNNNNNNNNNNNNNNNNNNNNNN is a genomic window of Meleagris gallopavo isolate NT-WF06-2002-E0010 breed Aviagen turkey brand Nicholas breeding stock chromosome 1, Turkey_5.1, whole genome shotgun sequence containing:
- the LOC109364069 gene encoding feather keratin 1 → MSCFDLCRPCGPTPLANSCNEPCVRQCQDSRVVIQPSPVVVTLPGPILSSFPQNTAVGSSTSAAVGSILSQEGVPISSGGFGFSGLGGRFSGRRCLPC